The Nitrospira sp. SG-bin1 genome window below encodes:
- a CDS encoding cytochrome C biogenesis protein, translating to MNWLILSMLLLSGQAWGGEARPLADDPAVEARLKHLAVELRCLVCQNQTLADSNAPLAEDLRREVRDMIAKDMSDAEIIEFLTARYGDFVLYRPPLKATTTLLWIGPFVLLTIGATVLVITLRRRANKVVAAPVTEEEHRRVEQLLAEGGKRS from the coding sequence ATGAACTGGTTGATCCTCAGCATGCTGCTGCTGTCCGGACAAGCGTGGGGCGGAGAAGCCAGGCCGCTGGCCGATGACCCGGCTGTCGAGGCACGGCTCAAGCATCTCGCCGTCGAGCTGCGATGTCTGGTCTGCCAGAATCAAACATTGGCCGATTCCAACGCCCCGTTGGCGGAAGACCTGCGCCGGGAAGTTCGGGACATGATCGCGAAGGATATGAGCGACGCCGAGATCATCGAATTCCTTACGGCGCGTTACGGAGATTTCGTGCTGTATCGGCCGCCGCTCAAGGCCACCACCACATTGCTGTGGATCGGTCCGTTCGTCCTCTTGACCATCGGAGCCACGGTGCTGGTGATCACGTTGCGGCGGCGAGCGAACAAGGTGGTCGCCGCACCGGTGACGGAAGAAGAACATCGACGAGTTGAACAATTATTGGCGGAAGGAGGCAAGCGATCATGA
- a CDS encoding hydroxylamine reductase — MVKNMVKYALVVCGVFAAAQAQANFPTVPKETYEALKIDRSASPKELYEALVKRYMDPNQNGQGKGKYGDYWQPVSFSKYFDPHTFYKPPQAVKEVASREQCVKCHTDESPGWVAAWKKSTHANLDKIRKLTPKDDTFYKKAKLEAIEENLRSMGKLGKGEKLKEVGCIDCHFDINTKNKADHRKDIKLATADTCGTCHLQEFAERESERDSITWPKDQWPKGRPSHALDYRANVEVEVYAGMPQREIADGCTGCHINQNKCDTCHARHEFSVAESRKPEVCAQCHSGADHNNWEAYNLSKHGLKYQRDKDHWNFNIPIKEAMAKGAETAPTCQYCHMEYQGKIAHNVVRKVRWANYPFVPGIRENIKTDWAEKRNDAWVKTCTNCHSETYARAWMEFMDNGTFSGLDKYDEAHHVVEEQYKSGLLTGQKTNRPAPPAPETDGFEKFFQIYWSKGNNPAANELKLFEMAEDHLVQLHVSLAHQYWGYTYTVGWAAMNRAYVEIMDDDTRLKEKLDLQARVAKLEGQMKHSGLDLDSDSGKLSLGGIGGGMMLAGTLALAGWRRHKK, encoded by the coding sequence ATGGTAAAGAACATGGTGAAGTATGCCCTGGTGGTCTGTGGCGTGTTCGCCGCCGCCCAGGCCCAGGCGAATTTCCCCACCGTGCCGAAGGAAACCTACGAGGCCCTGAAGATCGATCGATCCGCCTCGCCGAAGGAACTGTACGAAGCGCTCGTCAAGCGGTACATGGACCCCAACCAGAATGGGCAAGGGAAGGGGAAGTACGGGGACTATTGGCAGCCCGTTTCCTTCAGCAAGTATTTCGACCCCCACACCTTTTATAAGCCCCCGCAGGCGGTGAAGGAAGTCGCCAGCCGGGAGCAGTGCGTGAAGTGTCACACAGATGAATCGCCGGGCTGGGTGGCCGCGTGGAAAAAGAGCACCCATGCCAACCTGGACAAGATCCGCAAACTGACCCCGAAGGACGACACCTTCTACAAAAAGGCCAAACTGGAAGCCATCGAAGAGAATCTCCGGTCGATGGGCAAGTTGGGCAAGGGCGAGAAGCTGAAAGAAGTGGGCTGTATCGATTGCCACTTCGATATCAATACCAAGAACAAGGCCGATCACCGGAAGGACATCAAGCTCGCCACCGCGGATACCTGCGGCACCTGTCACTTGCAGGAATTTGCGGAGCGGGAATCCGAGCGCGACTCCATTACCTGGCCGAAGGATCAGTGGCCCAAGGGCCGGCCGTCCCATGCCTTGGACTACCGCGCCAACGTCGAAGTGGAAGTCTATGCCGGCATGCCGCAGCGGGAGATCGCCGACGGCTGCACGGGCTGTCACATCAATCAGAACAAGTGCGATACGTGCCACGCGCGGCATGAATTCTCCGTGGCGGAATCCCGCAAGCCCGAAGTCTGCGCCCAGTGCCATAGCGGAGCGGACCACAACAACTGGGAAGCGTACAATCTCTCCAAGCACGGGCTGAAGTATCAGCGCGACAAAGATCACTGGAACTTCAACATTCCCATCAAGGAAGCCATGGCCAAGGGTGCGGAAACCGCCCCGACCTGCCAATACTGCCACATGGAGTATCAAGGCAAGATCGCGCACAACGTCGTGCGGAAGGTGCGGTGGGCCAACTATCCCTTCGTGCCCGGCATTCGTGAGAACATCAAGACCGACTGGGCCGAGAAGCGGAACGATGCCTGGGTGAAGACCTGTACCAATTGTCACTCGGAAACCTATGCCCGAGCCTGGATGGAGTTCATGGATAACGGGACCTTCTCGGGTTTGGACAAGTATGACGAAGCCCATCATGTCGTCGAGGAACAGTATAAGAGCGGGTTGTTGACCGGGCAGAAGACCAACCGCCCGGCCCCTCCGGCTCCTGAAACCGATGGATTTGAAAAGTTTTTCCAGATCTATTGGTCGAAGGGGAATAACCCGGCGGCCAATGAGTTGAAATTGTTTGAAATGGCCGAAGATCACCTGGTGCAATTGCATGTCAGCTTGGCCCACCAATATTGGGGCTACACCTATACGGTGGGTTGGGCGGCGATGAACCGGGCTTATGTGGAAATCATGGACGATGACACCCGGCTGAAAGAAAAGTTGGATCTGCAAGCGCGGGTGGCCAAGCTCGAGGGCCAGATGAAGCATAGTGGGCTGGATCTGGACAGCGACAGCGGCAAGTTGTCGCTCGGCGGGATCGGCGGCGGCATGATGCTGGCCGGGACCCTGGCTCTCGCCGGTTGGCGGCGGCACAAGAAGTAG
- a CDS encoding thiol:disulfide interchange protein gives MNRFLLPLSIFIVVVVFLGIGLRLNPREIPSPLVGKAAPDFSQPQLYDQTKLFSPADLKGKVWLLNFWASWCSGCKTEHPVLMELAKSGEVPIYGMDYKDQRDEAMNWLSRWGNPYPVVGVDDAGRVGINYGVYGVPETYVIDKQGLIRYKQIGPLDPDTVAKKIIPLVKELESQ, from the coding sequence ATGAACCGGTTCCTCCTGCCGCTGTCCATTTTTATCGTGGTCGTGGTTTTTCTCGGGATCGGGCTCAGACTCAATCCTCGGGAAATTCCCTCTCCACTCGTCGGGAAAGCCGCGCCTGACTTTTCCCAGCCGCAGCTCTACGATCAGACCAAGCTGTTTTCGCCGGCCGATCTCAAGGGAAAAGTGTGGTTGCTGAATTTTTGGGCCTCGTGGTGTAGCGGGTGTAAGACGGAACATCCGGTACTCATGGAGCTGGCCAAATCCGGGGAAGTGCCGATCTACGGGATGGACTATAAAGACCAACGGGACGAGGCGATGAACTGGTTGAGCCGGTGGGGCAATCCCTACCCGGTGGTCGGAGTCGATGACGCCGGCAGGGTCGGTATCAACTACGGAGTCTATGGGGTTCCGGAAACCTACGTCATCGATAAGCAGGGCTTGATCCGTTATAAACAGATCGGGCCGCTGGATCCCGACACGGTCGCCAAGAAGATTATTCCCCTTGTGAAGGAACTTGAATCACAATGA
- a CDS encoding c-type cytochrome biogenesis protein CcmF, translated as MIPEIGHFALILALCVAVVQGILPIYGAAVGNSALMAVAKPAARGQFFLVLTAFCCLGYAFADKDFSVLYVAATSNSQLPLHYRLAAIWGAHEGSLLLWTFILTIWMFAVTLFSAHLPEATRSRILGVMGLVSVGFLLFMLTVSNPFERLIPAAPDGRDLNPLLQDPGMVIHPPMLYMGYVGFSVAFAFAIAALLGGNLDAAWARWSRPWTTVAWCFLTVGIAMGSGWAYYELGWGGWWFWDPVENASFMPWLAGTALVHSLAVTDKRGGFKVWTVLLAIMAFSLSLLGTFLVRSGVLTSVHAFATDPKRGLFILAFLAIVIGGSLALYAWRAPRVGLGGSFAMVSREGLLLANNVLLVAAMGSVLLGTLYPLFLDALDLGKISVGPPYFDSVFVPLMAPALFLMGIGPLAKWKKADLPDLAKRLKWAFGVSVATAVALPFIMGQWTPLLSLGLLLAIWIVTTAVVTLRERLAHTAGSGLGPQLAGISRSYWGMLVAHVGVAVFIVGVTMVKGFETEKDVRMNVGETATIGDYTFRFDGAQDVVGPNYTAARGTFSVSRDGRETTVLYPEKRRYAVQNQVMTEAAIDPGLLRDLYVSLGEPLDDGAWSVRLYHKPFVDWIWGGCFIMAMGGALAISDRRYRIAWRRQEPAVPASTRAARRKVA; from the coding sequence ATGATTCCAGAGATCGGTCATTTCGCGTTGATTCTTGCACTGTGCGTCGCCGTGGTGCAGGGCATTCTCCCCATCTACGGTGCCGCCGTCGGGAACTCGGCGTTGATGGCTGTGGCGAAACCGGCGGCGCGAGGGCAGTTCTTCTTGGTGCTCACGGCGTTTTGCTGCCTCGGCTATGCCTTTGCCGACAAAGATTTCTCCGTGCTGTATGTGGCCGCGACGTCGAACTCCCAGCTGCCGCTGCATTATCGCTTGGCCGCGATTTGGGGGGCACATGAAGGATCACTCTTGTTGTGGACCTTCATCCTGACCATCTGGATGTTTGCCGTGACTCTCTTTTCCGCTCATCTTCCGGAAGCCACGCGTTCCCGCATTCTCGGCGTGATGGGCCTTGTCAGCGTCGGCTTTCTTCTGTTCATGTTGACGGTCTCGAATCCGTTTGAGCGGCTGATTCCCGCCGCTCCTGACGGGCGCGACCTCAATCCCCTGTTGCAAGACCCCGGGATGGTCATCCATCCTCCGATGCTCTATATGGGTTATGTCGGATTCTCGGTGGCCTTCGCCTTCGCGATCGCCGCCCTGTTGGGAGGCAACCTCGATGCGGCCTGGGCCCGCTGGTCCCGGCCATGGACCACCGTCGCCTGGTGTTTTTTGACGGTCGGCATCGCCATGGGAAGCGGGTGGGCTTACTACGAATTGGGGTGGGGCGGATGGTGGTTCTGGGATCCGGTCGAGAATGCGTCATTCATGCCCTGGCTGGCCGGCACGGCGTTGGTGCATTCACTGGCCGTGACCGACAAGCGAGGGGGCTTCAAGGTATGGACCGTCCTGCTCGCCATCATGGCCTTTTCGTTGAGCCTTTTAGGGACATTCCTCGTCCGCTCCGGTGTCTTGACCTCCGTGCATGCATTCGCCACGGATCCTAAGCGCGGTCTGTTCATCCTGGCTTTCTTAGCCATCGTCATCGGTGGGTCGCTGGCCTTGTACGCCTGGCGGGCGCCGCGTGTCGGCTTGGGCGGCAGTTTCGCCATGGTGTCGCGAGAAGGCCTGTTGCTGGCGAACAACGTGTTGCTGGTTGCGGCGATGGGGTCGGTATTGCTGGGTACGTTATACCCCTTGTTTCTGGATGCGTTGGATCTCGGGAAAATTTCGGTAGGACCTCCGTATTTTGATTCGGTCTTCGTTCCCTTGATGGCACCGGCCCTCTTCCTGATGGGAATCGGACCGCTTGCGAAATGGAAGAAAGCCGACTTGCCCGATCTTGCCAAGCGGCTGAAGTGGGCGTTCGGAGTGAGCGTGGCCACGGCGGTTGCGCTCCCGTTTATCATGGGTCAGTGGACTCCGCTGCTCAGCCTCGGGTTGCTGTTGGCCATCTGGATCGTGACAACGGCGGTGGTGACGTTGCGTGAACGGCTGGCTCATACCGCCGGCAGCGGACTGGGCCCTCAACTGGCCGGGATCTCTCGGTCGTACTGGGGGATGCTCGTGGCGCACGTCGGGGTGGCGGTCTTCATCGTCGGCGTCACGATGGTGAAGGGATTCGAGACCGAGAAAGACGTGCGGATGAACGTGGGCGAGACGGCGACGATCGGCGACTATACGTTCCGATTCGACGGGGCGCAGGATGTCGTTGGCCCCAATTATACCGCGGCCCGTGGAACCTTCTCGGTGAGTCGCGACGGTCGAGAAACGACGGTCCTCTACCCGGAGAAGCGACGGTATGCCGTTCAGAATCAGGTCATGACGGAAGCGGCAATCGATCCCGGATTGTTGCGCGATCTCTATGTGTCGCTCGGAGAACCGCTCGATGATGGAGCGTGGAGTGTGCGGCTCTATCATAAGCCGTTCGTGGATTGGATTTGGGGTGGATGCTTTATCATGGCGATGGGTGGCGCGCTCGCCATCAGCGATCGCCGGTATCGAATCGCATGGCGTCGGCAAGAGCCGGCCGTGCCTGCGTCGACCAGAGCGGCTAGGCGAAAAGTGGCATGA
- a CDS encoding hydroxylamine oxidation protein HaoB, whose amino-acid sequence MNGTSSLSDSVSRPSGLKILPSLGFLLVTGGLFLLGWFAYLWFKPAPAPYSYHLVDEGSVNKFGSLGLQDWPELQISKYEVRVQSVDKPIAIAYRAGKKDGTSVLLNWENLVSEPVGSMGNDLSELTTIATDITKHVPKEAVILAWWDTSRQLGLLSDRDTLFTSHLGKPLIAPSYWKDRASVIEEYERQFWGTARSSDEDLKFQRFVDALSSDANKGVAMLRELVGSRDAYIVVHPADLYKLGLMRPDRMDIAFKDFPLTGNVHGLAGQVKAWMKENGYNTYTLQSISEKVVRAYFLNEGKDGKTLLAHMLPNMNSTPIDFQALQLVHKHGGYWVYKIPAD is encoded by the coding sequence GTGAACGGGACGTCGTCACTGAGTGACTCGGTGTCACGTCCGTCCGGGCTGAAGATCCTCCCGTCACTGGGATTCCTCCTGGTGACGGGAGGTCTTTTTTTGCTCGGATGGTTTGCCTACCTTTGGTTTAAGCCGGCCCCTGCTCCCTACAGCTATCACTTGGTTGATGAAGGTAGCGTGAATAAGTTTGGGAGCCTCGGACTGCAGGACTGGCCGGAGTTACAAATCAGTAAATACGAAGTGCGAGTTCAGTCAGTAGATAAGCCGATTGCCATTGCTTATCGAGCCGGTAAAAAAGACGGTACGTCTGTCCTTTTAAACTGGGAAAATCTCGTTTCAGAACCGGTGGGATCGATGGGGAATGATCTGTCGGAACTTACCACGATTGCGACAGATATTACGAAACATGTACCGAAAGAGGCGGTGATCCTAGCCTGGTGGGACACCTCTCGACAACTCGGTCTTTTATCAGACCGGGATACCTTGTTTACGTCTCATCTGGGGAAGCCGCTCATTGCCCCCTCTTATTGGAAAGATCGTGCGAGTGTTATCGAGGAGTATGAACGTCAATTTTGGGGAACAGCCCGCTCCTCGGACGAAGATCTCAAATTCCAACGGTTTGTCGATGCATTGTCTTCGGATGCGAATAAAGGGGTTGCCATGCTTCGCGAACTGGTAGGCTCGCGAGACGCCTATATCGTGGTCCACCCCGCGGATCTCTACAAACTTGGGTTGATGCGGCCTGATCGAATGGACATTGCATTTAAAGACTTCCCATTAACCGGTAACGTCCATGGGCTTGCCGGACAGGTCAAGGCGTGGATGAAGGAGAATGGATACAATACCTATACGTTGCAATCCATTTCGGAAAAGGTCGTGCGTGCTTATTTTTTGAATGAAGGTAAAGACGGAAAAACTCTATTGGCTCATATGCT